A genomic segment from Paenibacillus sp. FSL K6-1096 encodes:
- a CDS encoding F390 synthetase-related protein, giving the protein MKRIRLIITHYVLTRWSRRWKNRAALEQWQEKRIRRHVDKVRQRSKFYRELWAGIPAEEWRSFPIIGKTQMMDNFDQLNTAGITKEQAFAEAYAAENSRNFKPTLQGVTVGLSSGTSGNRGIFLVDEGEQAAWTGTVLAKLLPGGLWQRARIAFFLRANSNLYESVKQGRLQFRYFDLLEPLPQLLARMNEYQPDIWIAPPSMLRLLAEAHNSGTLKLRPRRMIAVAEVLDPLDRQQIEQTFGQKVHQAYQCTEGFLGATCSHGTLHLNEDIVHIDKEPLDEASRRFVPVITDFSRTVQPIIRYRLNDILTEAAEPCPCGSLFTAIERIEGRCDDILYLPHTADGTLVTVFPDFITRAVLAASADIEHYRVIQHSPEELEVSYRTRTGTDEATEQQITRELERLFTRLSCTPPQLTFTAYSFEPGSRKLRRVERGWKP; this is encoded by the coding sequence ATGAAGCGGATCAGACTGATTATTACCCATTATGTGCTTACCCGCTGGAGCAGACGCTGGAAGAACCGGGCAGCGCTGGAGCAGTGGCAGGAGAAGCGTATCCGGCGTCATGTAGATAAGGTGCGGCAGCGCTCGAAGTTCTACCGGGAGCTGTGGGCCGGCATTCCAGCTGAAGAATGGCGCAGCTTCCCGATCATCGGAAAAACACAGATGATGGACAACTTCGATCAGCTGAATACGGCAGGCATCACGAAGGAGCAGGCCTTTGCTGAGGCCTATGCTGCCGAGAACAGCAGAAACTTCAAGCCTACGCTGCAAGGCGTTACCGTCGGGTTGTCCTCGGGAACCTCCGGCAACCGGGGGATTTTTCTGGTTGATGAAGGAGAGCAGGCAGCCTGGACGGGGACCGTGCTGGCCAAGCTTCTGCCGGGCGGGCTGTGGCAGCGGGCGAGAATCGCCTTCTTCCTGCGGGCCAACAGTAATCTGTACGAATCTGTGAAGCAGGGACGGCTGCAGTTCCGGTATTTCGATCTGCTGGAGCCGCTGCCGCAGCTGCTGGCCCGCATGAATGAATATCAGCCGGATATTTGGATTGCACCGCCGTCCATGCTGCGTCTGCTCGCTGAGGCGCACAATTCAGGCACACTGAAGCTGCGGCCCCGCAGAATGATTGCGGTCGCGGAGGTGCTGGACCCGCTTGACCGGCAGCAGATTGAGCAGACCTTCGGGCAGAAGGTGCATCAGGCCTACCAGTGCACGGAGGGCTTCCTCGGTGCAACCTGCAGCCACGGGACGCTGCACTTGAATGAAGACATTGTACATATCGATAAAGAGCCGCTGGACGAAGCGTCACGCCGGTTCGTGCCGGTCATCACCGACTTCTCCAGAACGGTACAGCCGATCATCCGCTACCGGCTGAATGACATCCTGACCGAGGCGGCGGAGCCGTGTCCGTGCGGCTCGCTGTTCACCGCCATTGAACGGATCGAGGGCCGCTGCGATGATATCCTGTATCTGCCCCATACGGCAGACGGCACGCTGGTTACAGTATTTCCCGATTTCATTACCCGGGCTGTGCTGGCCGCTTCCGCCGACATCGAGCATTACAGGGTCATCCAGCATAGCCCGGAGGAGCTGGAGGTCTCATACCGCACCCGGACCGGCACTGACGAAGCTACGGAGCAACAGATAACCAGGGAACTGGAACGCTTGTTCACCAGGCTGTCCTGTACGCCTCCGCAGTTGACTTTTACCGCCTATAGCTTCGAACCGGGCAGCCGGAAGCTGCGCCGGGTGGAGAGGGGCTGGAAGCCGTGA
- a CDS encoding GNAT family N-acetyltransferase: MSSRVVQYDRDSLARLEWPDTAYGRYAREYLTPLLERGAQPFIANVSTKIKVLTVDGLPVPITINDTEYDNSYVCSPYTHYVSYAREELALLNNRLLEGGLSLLLKGMGWLLRRARFNKVIQINNWLLSTNLYPALSGEQLTAILEFLRREYPGYTLICRSLSRETSGKLIDSLINYRCKLVPSRQIYLLYPDSSGSKARWLLKRDMGLIAKQDYTEVSPDEITLEDIPRIVELYKLLYIDKYSAHNPQFTEAFIALALERRTLQVYGLRKEGRLDAVLGFYEREGAMTAPLFGYDTGLPQSVGLYRMLSAVLIRLAGSGGLLLHESSGVGQFKRNRGAAGATEFSSVYDRGTSLLNRCGWSFLELLLRRIGMPLIQKLKL, from the coding sequence GTGAGCAGCAGAGTCGTACAGTATGACCGTGATTCACTTGCCCGGCTGGAGTGGCCGGATACTGCTTATGGGCGATACGCCCGGGAGTATCTTACACCTCTGCTGGAGCGCGGAGCGCAACCTTTTATTGCCAATGTGAGTACAAAGATTAAGGTGCTGACCGTTGACGGGCTGCCTGTTCCAATAACCATTAACGACACAGAATATGATAATTCCTATGTATGCTCACCCTATACTCACTATGTCAGCTATGCCCGCGAGGAGCTGGCCTTGCTGAATAACCGGCTGCTGGAAGGGGGCTTGTCGCTTCTGCTTAAGGGGATGGGCTGGCTTCTGAGGCGGGCCCGGTTCAACAAGGTGATTCAGATCAACAACTGGCTGCTGTCCACCAATCTCTATCCGGCGCTAAGCGGAGAGCAGCTGACGGCAATTCTGGAGTTCCTCCGGCGCGAGTATCCGGGCTATACTCTGATCTGCCGTTCATTAAGCCGGGAGACTTCAGGTAAGCTTATAGACAGCCTAATTAATTACCGTTGCAAGCTGGTCCCCAGCCGGCAGATCTACCTGCTCTACCCGGACAGCTCAGGCTCAAAGGCCAGATGGCTGCTCAAACGCGATATGGGCCTAATAGCGAAGCAGGACTACACCGAAGTGAGTCCGGATGAGATCACCCTGGAGGATATCCCCCGGATTGTGGAGCTGTATAAGCTGCTGTATATCGATAAATACTCAGCCCATAATCCGCAGTTCACCGAAGCCTTCATTGCGCTCGCGCTGGAGCGGCGGACCTTACAGGTCTACGGGCTGCGCAAGGAGGGCAGGCTGGATGCGGTGCTGGGCTTCTATGAGCGGGAGGGTGCAATGACGGCGCCTCTGTTCGGGTACGATACCGGCTTGCCCCAGTCCGTGGGGCTGTACCGGATGCTGTCCGCTGTCCTGATCAGGCTTGCCGGAAGCGGAGGGCTCCTGCTGCATGAGAGCTCTGGGGTAGGCCAATTCAAGCGGAACCGGGGGGCAGCCGGCGCGACGGAATTTTCGTCGGTGTATGACCGGGGTACTTCTCTGCTGAACCGCTGCGGCTGGTCCTTCCTGGAGCTGCTGCTCCGGCGGATCGGGATGCCGCTGATTCAGAAGCTGAAGCTGTAG
- the pgsA gene encoding CDP-diacylglycerol--glycerol-3-phosphate 3-phosphatidyltransferase: MNLANRITLFRILLIPLFIALFPIYPEAWVNQFSILAYLQVHGVFYAAMVFIVASITDKLDGYIARKYNQTTNLGKLLDPLADKLLVAAALILMVSLHMIPSWIAFLILAREVIMMGVRIAASAQKVALAADKYGKWKMVMQVVAISAILLNNVPFSLFTSFPVDLTLMYGALAITVYSGYNYINNNYHLLKLEHHSSDR, from the coding sequence ATGAATTTAGCTAACCGTATCACTTTATTCAGAATATTGCTGATTCCCCTGTTCATTGCCTTGTTTCCCATTTATCCGGAAGCATGGGTCAACCAGTTCTCAATCCTCGCGTATTTGCAGGTACACGGTGTCTTCTATGCAGCAATGGTTTTTATTGTGGCTTCTATAACGGATAAACTGGATGGATATATTGCGAGAAAATATAATCAGACTACCAATTTAGGGAAGCTTCTTGATCCGCTCGCAGACAAATTGCTTGTTGCCGCCGCGTTGATTTTAATGGTTAGTCTGCATATGATTCCATCTTGGATTGCTTTTTTGATATTGGCGAGGGAAGTTATAATGATGGGCGTCCGTATCGCCGCTTCAGCGCAGAAGGTAGCTTTGGCAGCCGACAAATACGGGAAATGGAAAATGGTAATGCAAGTTGTTGCTATCTCTGCTATTCTTTTGAATAATGTCCCGTTCAGTTTGTTCACCTCCTTTCCTGTGGACCTGACCCTGATGTATGGTGCATTAGCCATAACCGTATACTCAGGCTACAATTATATTAATAATAACTATCATCTGCTAAAGCTAGAGCATCATTCATCAGATCGTTAA
- a CDS encoding SDR family oxidoreductase, translating into MYSNPGPSHGHDPVALITGTSSGFGLLTALTLARRGYRVFATMRDLERKNELVQQAEQAGIRERLHLLALDVTDEASVASAVQSAIKLAGRIDVLVNNAGFAVGGFVEEVSMETWRRQMETNFFGLIAVTKAVLPFMRAQRSGLIINVSSVSGLTGFPGYAPYAASKFAVEGFSESLRQEMLSYGVRVVLVEPGSFRTPIWGKGIAGIHSPEGSPYRARLEEVLRYSRRSAETAPDPQEVADLIARITAKRAPRLRYPVGKGSRVLMIGKALIPWKVLEGIISKSLRAMK; encoded by the coding sequence ATGTACTCTAATCCGGGCCCGTCCCATGGGCATGATCCGGTCGCACTCATCACCGGCACCTCCAGCGGCTTCGGGCTGTTGACCGCACTGACGCTGGCCCGCAGAGGCTACCGGGTCTTTGCCACGATGCGCGATCTGGAGCGCAAAAATGAGCTTGTTCAGCAAGCTGAACAGGCCGGTATTCGGGAGCGTCTGCATCTGCTGGCACTGGATGTCACAGATGAAGCTTCGGTTGCGTCAGCTGTTCAATCGGCTATTAAACTGGCCGGCAGAATTGATGTCCTGGTGAACAACGCCGGCTTTGCCGTGGGCGGCTTCGTGGAGGAAGTGAGCATGGAGACCTGGCGCCGGCAGATGGAGACCAACTTCTTCGGCCTCATTGCCGTAACGAAGGCGGTGCTCCCCTTCATGCGGGCACAGAGAAGCGGCCTGATTATTAACGTGAGCAGTGTCAGCGGTCTGACCGGCTTCCCCGGGTATGCTCCCTATGCCGCCTCCAAGTTCGCGGTGGAGGGCTTCAGCGAGAGTCTGCGGCAGGAGATGCTGTCTTACGGTGTGCGGGTTGTGCTTGTTGAACCGGGCTCCTTCCGGACGCCGATCTGGGGCAAGGGCATTGCCGGTATCCATAGCCCTGAAGGGTCACCCTACCGGGCCAGGCTGGAAGAGGTGCTGCGCTATTCGCGCCGCTCGGCAGAGACAGCTCCCGATCCGCAGGAGGTGGCTGATCTGATTGCACGTATTACAGCGAAGCGTGCGCCGAGGCTGCGGTATCCTGTAGGCAAGGGCTCGCGGGTGCTGATGATCGGCAAGGCTCTGATTCCCTGGAAGGTGCTGGAGGGCATCATCTCGAAATCACTGCGGGCAATGAAGTGA
- a CDS encoding DUF4265 domain-containing protein, producing the protein MPGTVDLHICFDEQGREIEVLDVTRIATDTYRIEETPIFNPGIALGDIIRVREHQGINYYIETVKKSGLVRHAWLLSKEAAASGEIRSFTKRVEEHEGRWEQIFGGLLVIHLPKHSAVDAEQEMSRIIEHFEG; encoded by the coding sequence TTGCCGGGGACGGTTGATTTACATATATGCTTCGATGAGCAAGGCCGGGAGATTGAGGTTCTGGATGTGACCCGGATCGCTACGGATACCTACCGGATTGAGGAGACGCCGATTTTTAACCCGGGGATAGCGCTGGGTGACATTATCCGGGTTAGAGAACACCAAGGCATTAACTATTACATTGAAACGGTGAAAAAATCCGGGCTTGTCCGCCATGCCTGGCTGCTCAGCAAAGAGGCGGCGGCTTCCGGCGAGATCCGCAGCTTCACGAAGCGGGTGGAAGAGCATGAGGGCAGATGGGAGCAGATCTTCGGCGGTCTATTGGTGATTCATCTGCCGAAGCACTCGGCTGTGGATGCGGAGCAGGAAATGTCGCGGATCATAGAGCATTTTGAAGGCTAA
- the lepB gene encoding signal peptidase I encodes MKKFLKQWVPSIAIGIILSLFIRTYVAEAMRVPTGSMIPTIAINDRLVVDKMLWNTSLKHGDIVVFHPPVAEDAQKRYVKRLIGLPGDVIEIKDGTLYRNHEAVDEPYLQEKMTYTFGPVTVPAEHYFFLGDNRNISYDGHLWSTPFVAKDQLIGKVLFDVNQLF; translated from the coding sequence TTGAAGAAATTCTTGAAGCAATGGGTGCCTAGTATTGCCATTGGTATTATTCTGTCCTTATTTATCCGGACCTACGTTGCAGAAGCGATGCGGGTGCCTACCGGCTCGATGATTCCGACTATAGCGATTAACGACCGGCTCGTAGTAGACAAAATGCTCTGGAATACCTCGCTCAAGCACGGAGACATCGTGGTGTTCCATCCGCCGGTAGCCGAAGATGCGCAAAAGCGCTATGTGAAACGGCTGATCGGACTGCCGGGCGATGTGATTGAGATCAAGGATGGCACCCTGTACCGTAACCATGAGGCGGTCGATGAGCCATACCTGCAGGAAAAGATGACCTACACCTTCGGGCCGGTCACCGTTCCCGCAGAGCATTATTTTTTCCTGGGTGACAACCGCAATATAAGCTATGACGGCCATCTGTGGAGCACTCCGTTTGTTGCAAAGGACCAGCTGATCGGCAAAGTACTGTTCGATGTGAACCAGTTGTTCTAA
- a CDS encoding Dabb family protein: protein MYEHLVVFRFNEQYEPSREQDLVQALLALKKQIPGIVELTAGVNVTEEQENVHGYTLGLRVTFENQEALRAYGPHPAHQKFVSLLEGILENVVVVDYPI, encoded by the coding sequence ATGTATGAGCATCTCGTCGTCTTCCGCTTCAATGAGCAATATGAACCAAGCCGGGAGCAGGACCTGGTACAAGCACTGCTGGCGCTGAAAAAGCAAATCCCCGGCATTGTTGAACTAACGGCAGGCGTTAATGTGACCGAGGAGCAGGAGAATGTCCACGGCTATACGCTGGGGCTCCGCGTGACCTTTGAGAATCAGGAAGCCCTGCGTGCCTACGGGCCGCATCCGGCCCATCAGAAGTTCGTGTCCTTGCTGGAGGGAATCCTGGAGAACGTTGTGGTGGTAGACTACCCGATTTAG
- a CDS encoding HD domain-containing phosphohydrolase, whose translation MKVHVTDLKHGDCLMADTFNGVGLHVLPKGTQVQREEISILIRHKIDYVDIEPRSRQHTDAEPEPSHGLHDDFDVAILNYEAIFLEALTKGSFTRSAVDDTLKPLLDTLAGQKDVVSLLLLLDRDDIDTYHHSLQVGLLSYYIAAWMGYSKEERYQISRAGYLHDIGKSRVPLSILNKQGLLTEAETEELARHTSYGYDLIRGSGLDEVTALVALQHHEYEDGTGYPKQLHKQEIHPYAQIVSVANIYMSLTTSTQNRPKQGLVTVLRKVHEMGFGKLNERVVQALTGHLLPSFVGKNVQLSNGEVGQIIMNNPLDLFKPLVKVGEGFRDLSRERSLSIEEVLN comes from the coding sequence TTGAAGGTACATGTCACAGATCTTAAGCACGGCGATTGTCTTATGGCAGACACTTTCAACGGTGTAGGGCTGCATGTTCTCCCCAAGGGAACACAGGTGCAGCGGGAAGAGATCAGTATCCTGATCCGGCATAAAATCGATTACGTGGATATCGAGCCGCGCAGCAGGCAGCATACAGACGCTGAACCGGAGCCCAGCCACGGGCTGCATGATGATTTTGACGTGGCGATTCTGAATTATGAGGCTATTTTTCTGGAAGCGTTGACGAAGGGCAGCTTCACCCGGTCCGCCGTGGATGACACGCTGAAGCCGCTTCTGGACACCTTGGCCGGGCAAAAGGACGTCGTCTCCCTGCTCCTTCTGCTGGACCGGGATGACATCGATACATATCACCACTCTTTGCAGGTGGGCTTATTATCCTATTATATTGCCGCGTGGATGGGTTACTCCAAGGAGGAGCGTTACCAGATCAGCCGTGCAGGCTACCTGCATGATATCGGCAAAAGCCGGGTGCCCCTGTCCATTCTCAACAAGCAGGGTCTGCTGACGGAAGCTGAGACGGAGGAGCTGGCGCGCCACACCTCCTATGGCTATGATCTGATCCGCGGCTCCGGGCTGGATGAGGTTACTGCACTGGTAGCCCTTCAGCACCATGAATATGAGGATGGCACGGGGTATCCGAAGCAGCTGCACAAGCAGGAGATTCATCCGTATGCCCAGATCGTTTCGGTCGCCAACATCTATATGTCGCTTACCACCTCAACCCAGAACCGTCCCAAGCAGGGGCTGGTCACGGTGCTGCGTAAGGTGCATGAGATGGGCTTCGGCAAGCTGAACGAGCGGGTGGTGCAGGCGCTTACCGGACATCTGCTGCCAAGCTTCGTGGGCAAGAATGTCCAGCTCAGCAACGGAGAAGTGGGCCAGATTATCATGAATAACCCGCTGGATCTGTTCAAGCCGCTCGTCAAAGTGGGCGAGGGCTTCCGGGATTTGTCGCGTGAGCGCAGCTTGTCTATAGAAGAGGTTTTGAATTAA
- a CDS encoding GTP pyrophosphokinase family protein, whose protein sequence is MNTDNQLEKLKQIKHEITRFMMIYKFALAEMETKIDILKEEFQLLHDYSPIEHTKSRLKSPESIMNKMLRKNSELSLPQIRSSIKDIAGLRITCSFISDIYQVSAMLQKQDDLKVLAVKDYIKNPKPNGYQSLHLLVEVPVFMSDCQEHVCVEVQIRTIAMDFWASLEHKIFYKYSQAVPEHLTRELKNAADRAYELDLQMERLHREIQQIKDSQEEEDTLSGLKEIILNNQQMKLPANFVKLLTE, encoded by the coding sequence ATGAATACCGATAACCAATTGGAGAAGTTGAAGCAGATCAAGCATGAGATCACCCGCTTCATGATGATCTACAAGTTCGCCCTTGCAGAGATGGAGACCAAGATTGATATCCTCAAAGAGGAATTCCAGCTCCTCCATGACTATAGCCCGATAGAGCATACCAAGTCCCGCCTCAAGTCCCCCGAGAGCATTATGAATAAAATGCTGCGCAAAAACAGCGAGCTCTCCCTCCCGCAGATCCGCTCCAGCATTAAGGACATTGCCGGGCTCCGCATTACGTGCTCGTTTATTTCCGATATCTATCAGGTTAGCGCCATGCTGCAGAAGCAGGATGATCTCAAGGTGCTGGCCGTTAAGGATTACATTAAGAACCCGAAGCCGAACGGCTATCAGAGCCTGCATCTGCTGGTGGAGGTTCCCGTCTTCATGTCGGACTGCCAGGAGCATGTCTGTGTCGAGGTGCAGATCCGTACGATTGCTATGGATTTCTGGGCCAGTCTGGAGCATAAAATTTTCTATAAATACAGCCAGGCGGTCCCCGAGCATCTGACCCGTGAGCTGAAGAATGCAGCGGACAGGGCGTATGAGCTTGACCTGCAGATGGAGCGGCTGCACCGTGAGATCCAGCAGATCAAAGACTCTCAGGAGGAAGAGGATACACTCTCAGGTCTGAAGGAGATTATTCTGAACAATCAGCAGATGAAACTGCCGGCTAATTTTGTGAAGCTGTTGACGGAATAG